The proteins below come from a single Triticum aestivum cultivar Chinese Spring chromosome 5D, IWGSC CS RefSeq v2.1, whole genome shotgun sequence genomic window:
- the LOC123125843 gene encoding uncharacterized protein, with translation MSAAPGPSASSVTLSRPGPGPFPNWMMLEPFVFRRDDKESFPDDIKAYLSVSGTTSWNAPFRIAFVLKEPPLPSRLYAHLPCFPDPRRHIPLAILATHRHLILLRIATDAPGRGLLQDFLIYSAYYSSSFKSLPPCTQPYTDYTKKETGDSLPRDHPLPKDKQRLLMVQSMVLEL, from the exons ATGTCCGCCGCTCCCGGACCCTCTGCTTCGTCG GTCACCTTGTCCCGCCCCGGCCCCGGCCCCTTCCCCAACTGGATGATGCTGGAGCCCTTCGTCTTCCGCAGGGACGACAAGGAGTCTTTCCCGGACGACATTAAGGCTTACCTCAGCGTGTCTGGCACCACCTCCTGGAACGCGCCGTTCCGCATCGCGTTCGTTCTAAAAGAGCCCCCGCTCCCCTCCCGCCTCTACGCCCACCTGCCATGTTTCCCAGATCCCAGGAGGCATATCCCCTTGGCCATCCTGGCGACCCACCGTCATCTCATCCTCCTTCGCATCGCCACTGATGCCCCTGGACGAGGGCTGTTGCAAGATTTTCTTATTTACAGCGCCTACTACTCTTCCTCGTTCAAATCTCTGCCTCCTTGTACCCAGCCATACACTGACTATACCAAGAAAGAGACCGGTGACAGCCTACCTCGTGATCATCCCCTCCCCAAAGACAAGCAGCGCCTTTTAATGGTCCAGTCTatggtgttagagttataa